The genomic window ATGGCAAGTTTGACCCACGAATCGAGCAGCTTTTTGTAGGCGCAGCAGCGATTGTACACGCAGGCGATATCGGGCGAGCACAGCCGCCGATCATCGAACGCTTGGGGGCGATTGCCCCGGTTACGGCGGTGACAGGTAACGTCGATTGGAATACAGCCCTCGATATTTACCCAATTAATACAACGCTTGAGGTGCAAGGCATTCGGATTATGATCCAGCATATTGGCGATATTCCCAAACGCTGGCATCGCCAATTGCCGCAACCCTTGCCCCATGTGGTGATTTGTGGCCATAGCCATATCGCTTTAATCGAAGAATATCAAGGGGTCTTGTTTATCAATCCTGGTTCAGCTTCGCAGCCACGCGGCCAACTCGGCGAGCCAACTGTAGCTTTCTTAGATATTCAAGAAAATGGCGAGTTTCACGCTGAAATTATTCCGCTCAAAATGGCCGAATTTATCAAACATGCCGATTAAACAGCAATCCCCTCACCAAAATTAATGGCGAGGGGATTTGCCTTACCAAGCGAGTTTATTCGTGACGCAGCGCCTTGATTGGGTCAAGTCGGGCGGCCCGAGCGGCGGGATACAAGCCTGCAATAATCCCGACCACCAAGCCAAAGCCCAGCGCTAGCGCAATCAGCCACGGTGGAATATAGAAGAAATCGCCGCGAATTGGCACTTGTTCTTGTTCGAGGTAGGCGAGGGCAAAGCGATTGAGTACGCGGCCCGTACCCCAACCACCCAGTAACCCGACAACTCCCCCAAAGAAGCCAATCATGCCAGCCTCAGTCATAAAGAGCGTGCGAATATTGCCGCGCGAAGCACCGATGGCCTTGAGCGTACCAATTTCACGAGTCCGCTCATAAATCGCCATAATCATGGTGTTCATAATCCCGATTGTGGCGACGAACAGCGCCAAGCCACCAACCGAGCCAAGCATAATATTGATCACCAAGAAAATTTTCGAGGCCAATTCGAGTACAGTTTCAACTGATTGCACCCGAAAGCGCTGGGTTCGTAGTTCATTGGTCAATTGACGGGCTACATTCAAATCTTTGGCGCGAATCAAGGCATAATCGTAGCCTTCGGTTGCCAACAAATCTGGCTCGTTAAACCACCAAGCCTTGAGGGCTATGCTATCGTTGGGGGTTAATGCAACCAAATTATTATCAGCGCTCGAAACACCCACAAGCGTATAATCAAAGGTTTGCGATTCGCCGCGCGGGGTTTCCATCACCAACTGCACTTCTTGTCCAATCAGATTATTAACTTCAGCAGTGAGGCCCAAACGGCGCAATGCTCGCTGCGAAATCACAATCTCGCCATCTTTGGTGGGGCGCAACACACCAGCCAAGGCGGTTGGCGGCGTTTCAAAGGGATTATTGATGCCAACCCCAGGATCAACCCCAACTGCAATTGTTGCGGTCGCATCGCCAGGTAGCACCAACCGTTTCGAGATCGATTCGTTGACATCGACGATTGGGGTAACGCTGACAATATCGGGGCGTTGCTGCCACTCGGCAATTTTGGCAGGCGAAATTACCACTTCCCGTTCGGGGCGCACATAGCGTGTATAGGGATTGCGCTCGGCATCACGTGGCTGAACAACGACATTTTCTAGCCCGATGGCATCGAATTGTTGCTGAATAACTCGCTGAACCCCGACCCCCAGCGAAAGCATGACCACAATCGTGAAAATCCCAACCGTCACGCCTAGCGAGGTTAACGAAGTACGGACTTTGCGGCGGGTTAAATTGCTCCAAGCAGTGCGTAAAATATCGCCAAATGTCATGCTACAGCCTCCGCCGTTCGTTCAACAATTTCAATTTGCTCAATAATTCCATCGCGCATATGGACAATGCGATCAGCATACGAGGCAGCATTCATGTCGTGAGTGACCATCAGCAAGGTCACTTGTTGTTCGCGTACAAGCCGTTGCATCAACAATAAAACATCGCGGCCAGTGCGCGAATCCAGGTTCCCCGTTGGCTCATCGGCTAGAATCAACACCGGATCATTGGCCAAAGCCCGCGCAATTGCCACCCGTTGTTGCTGCCCGCCCGAAAGCTCAGCCGGACGGTGATCGGCGCGATCGCCCAGCCCAACTTGATCGAGCAAATGCTCAGCCCGTTTGCGCCGTTCGCTACGACCACGGCCAGCTAACATCAAGGGCAAGGCCACATTTTCCCATGCTTGATTGGTTGGCAAGAGATTAAAGCTCTGAAAAATAAAGCCAACCCGATCGCGGCGAAAGCTGACTAATTTTTTATCGGGGGCATGCCCAAGCTCCAAATCATCAACCCACACTTCACCTGAGCTTGGCCGATCAAGGCCACCAATCACATTTAATAAGGTCGATTTGCCTGAGCCAGATGGCCCAACCAATGCCACAAACGTGCCGCGTTCAATCTCCAAATCAACGCCAGCCAACGCCTGGACAGTATTTTTCCCCATTTGATAGGTTCGTTGGAGGTTGGTAGTTCTAATTAATGAGCTAGCTTGACCCATAGCGACTCCTTGGAAAATAAGCTGGCTTAACCATACCATAGGAATTTGCGCCTGTTATGGGCAATTTTATGATCATCTATGACACGCTGTCAGCAAGCACTCACTCGATCAAGCTAACGTAGCTATGTCAATAGCTAAATTGGCCCTTTTATTTATAGCCAGATTGGCCTATAATCAACCGCGCTTCCCAAGATTAATCAGTAATTAGCTATTTTAAACAAATTTTAATATCTGGCTAGCTGGGTTAGGATTGTGTGTGTGAGTTGAGGGAGGTGGGCATAATCAGGTTAATCTTGCTCGGATCGCGTGGAATACTCGCTGTCGGGATTATTTTTGATTATTAGGTTGATTATTATTATGCATTATCAAAATATGTTGTGTATTGGCGATAGCCAAACCTTTGGTGCCCGTTCGTATGGCTGTTATCCCTTACATTTGGCTCAAATGTTAACTCAGCGCACACCCTATCAATGGCGCACGATTAATCGCAGTGTCAATGGCTATACTGCACGCAACTTGTGGTTTAAGCTCAACGAAGAAATTGATACGATTAGCGATACCTATCAATCATGTGTGTTGATTGGTACAAATGATGTCGGTAATAATACCCCAATCGATCTTTTTGAAGAATATTATCGCCAAATTATTCGCACCCTCTTGATTAAAGGCCACAAAGCAGTTTTTTGTGGCGAGATTCCGCCAATCTATGCTGATGGGCATATTTTCTTCACCAAAGAAACCCTCGAACGCCGCAAACAATACAATGCGGTAGTCGGCAAAGTGGTTGCTGAATTTAGCAAAGCCATTTGGGTTCCGATGGTTGGCTTAAATCGCGAATGTTATGTTGACCCAGTGCACTTCAACGAAGATGGCAATCGGCGCGTCGCCGAATCATTCTGTGAGGTCATTGTAAATTTATGAAAATTGGGATTGTGCTTGGCACGCGGCCTGAGGTGATGAAAAATTATGCGATTGTGCAAGCCTTACGCGCGGCTGATGTGCCATTTGTGGTGCTTCATACCAATCAGCATCATGATCATTTGCTGCAAACCGCGATTTTTGGCCAAATGGGCTACATGCCCGACGAGGTTTTTCCTGGCAACTACAGCATCGGCGCAGCGATCGATTGGGTGCGTGAGCAAATTCGCCGCCATGACATCGACTTGATTTTGGTCAATGGCGATACTGCGGCGGCCTTGGTTGGAGCGATCGCGGCAGTCTACTCCGATGTTGGTTTAGCCCATGTCGAAGCAGGCCTGCGGGCCTTCGATAAACGCATGTATGAAGAGCGCAATCGAATTATGGTCGATGGTGCGGCGCATTATTTGTTCTCATACACTCAATATCAAGCCGATTATTTGGCTAAAATTCCCGATTTGCGTGGGCGAATTTTCAATATTGGCAATACGACGGTTGACTTGATTCATGATTTTGCCCATGAACTCACGCCACGCCGCACCGATACCTATGCCTACATCACCTTGCATCGCAAAGAATTTACCGATAGCCGCGAGTTGATGCAGCAAGTTTTCAGCACAATCAATGAGCTGGCCCAAGAATTCGATGCCATGATTTTCCCCATGCATCCACGCACGCGGGCGGCCATGGAGCACTATGGCTTGAGCATGGATCTGCTCAGTCGGGTGCAGGTGCTTGATCCCGTCGAGCCATTTGAATCGCTGGCCTATGAAAAATACGCCAACATTATCATTACCGATAGCGGCTGTATTCAAGAAGAAGCCTATATTTTTGGCGTGCCCTGTGTGACGGTGCGCGATAACACCGAGCGGCCTGAAACGATCGATTCGGGCGCGAATGTGGTCACGGGCTTCGAGCCAGCCACAATTATCGCGGCTGTGCGCAATCAGCGAGCCAAAAAAGGCCAGCAATTTGCCCCGGTTTATGGTGAACGTGGGGTTGGCCAACGGATTGTGGAAACCTTGCAAACACATTTTCGCAGTTGGTCGGATTACTAAATTTGACGCAGCGCATTACACAATAGCTTGCTAGAATCGACTAAAAACGCATCCCTTGTGGATGCGTTTTCGTTTATAATTGGAGCGAATTGAATTAGTCATCACTTGAGAACTTTAGGTCACTGTTTCGCCAAAGATGCCGACGCGGTGTTCCGCACTTAACACGAGGTCATCAATGCGCCGAACCAAAATTGTTGCCACGCTCGGGCCAGCCTCTGATACTGAGGAAAAAATGACAGCGTTGGCATTAGCGGGAATGAATGTTGCTCGCTTAAATTTCTCCCATGGTACTCATAACGACCATTCAGAACGCATTCGGCTCCTGCGTCAAATTTCAATTAAGCTCAATCGCCCGATTGCAGTGCTGCAAGACTTACAAGGGCCAAAAATTCGCACTGGCAAATTAGTTGATAAACAGCCGATTCCGCTCAAGGCTGGCGAAAGTTTCGTGATTACAATTGAAAGTGAAGTTGGTCGGGTTGGTCGGGTCAATACCACCTATAAAAATTTACCCAGCGATTGTAAGCCTGGCGATCGAATTTTGCTCTCCGATGGTTTGATCGAGCTGCGCGTGCAAGAATGCACCAAAACTGAAGTGATCACCGAAGTCGTAACGGGCGGGATGTTGCGCGAAAATCAAGGCATCAACTTGCCTGGCGTGGCCGTTAGTGCTCCGGCCATGACCGAAAAAGATCGTGAAGATTTGATCTTTGGCTTGCACGAAGGGGTTGATTATGTAGCAATCTCGTTTGTGCGCCGCGCCGAAGATGTGCAATTGGTTAAGCAAGAAATTGCTGGGGCTGGCTATCGCACCCCCGTGATCGCCAAAATTGAAAAACCTGAAGCGGTTGATAATATTGAATCAATCGTCGCCGTCGCTGATGGGATCATGGTTGCGCGGGGTGATTTGGGTGT from Chloroflexota bacterium includes these protein-coding regions:
- a CDS encoding ABC transporter ATP-binding protein, giving the protein MGQASSLIRTTNLQRTYQMGKNTVQALAGVDLEIERGTFVALVGPSGSGKSTLLNVIGGLDRPSSGEVWVDDLELGHAPDKKLVSFRRDRVGFIFQSFNLLPTNQAWENVALPLMLAGRGRSERRKRAEHLLDQVGLGDRADHRPAELSGGQQQRVAIARALANDPVLILADEPTGNLDSRTGRDVLLLMQRLVREQQVTLLMVTHDMNAASYADRIVHMRDGIIEQIEIVERTAEAVA
- a CDS encoding metallophosphatase family protein, yielding MQRICIVSDTHGKFDPRIEQLFVGAAAIVHAGDIGRAQPPIIERLGAIAPVTAVTGNVDWNTALDIYPINTTLEVQGIRIMIQHIGDIPKRWHRQLPQPLPHVVICGHSHIALIEEYQGVLFINPGSASQPRGQLGEPTVAFLDIQENGEFHAEIIPLKMAEFIKHAD
- a CDS encoding SGNH/GDSL hydrolase family protein; its protein translation is MHYQNMLCIGDSQTFGARSYGCYPLHLAQMLTQRTPYQWRTINRSVNGYTARNLWFKLNEEIDTISDTYQSCVLIGTNDVGNNTPIDLFEEYYRQIIRTLLIKGHKAVFCGEIPPIYADGHIFFTKETLERRKQYNAVVGKVVAEFSKAIWVPMVGLNRECYVDPVHFNEDGNRRVAESFCEVIVNL
- the wecB gene encoding UDP-N-acetylglucosamine 2-epimerase (non-hydrolyzing), which encodes MKIGIVLGTRPEVMKNYAIVQALRAADVPFVVLHTNQHHDHLLQTAIFGQMGYMPDEVFPGNYSIGAAIDWVREQIRRHDIDLILVNGDTAAALVGAIAAVYSDVGLAHVEAGLRAFDKRMYEERNRIMVDGAAHYLFSYTQYQADYLAKIPDLRGRIFNIGNTTVDLIHDFAHELTPRRTDTYAYITLHRKEFTDSRELMQQVFSTINELAQEFDAMIFPMHPRTRAAMEHYGLSMDLLSRVQVLDPVEPFESLAYEKYANIIITDSGCIQEEAYIFGVPCVTVRDNTERPETIDSGANVVTGFEPATIIAAVRNQRAKKGQQFAPVYGERGVGQRIVETLQTHFRSWSDY
- a CDS encoding ABC transporter permease, with amino-acid sequence MTFGDILRTAWSNLTRRKVRTSLTSLGVTVGIFTIVVMLSLGVGVQRVIQQQFDAIGLENVVVQPRDAERNPYTRYVRPEREVVISPAKIAEWQQRPDIVSVTPIVDVNESISKRLVLPGDATATIAVGVDPGVGINNPFETPPTALAGVLRPTKDGEIVISQRALRRLGLTAEVNNLIGQEVQLVMETPRGESQTFDYTLVGVSSADNNLVALTPNDSIALKAWWFNEPDLLATEGYDYALIRAKDLNVARQLTNELRTQRFRVQSVETVLELASKIFLVINIMLGSVGGLALFVATIGIMNTMIMAIYERTREIGTLKAIGASRGNIRTLFMTEAGMIGFFGGVVGLLGGWGTGRVLNRFALAYLEQEQVPIRGDFFYIPPWLIALALGFGLVVGIIAGLYPAARAARLDPIKALRHE
- the pyk gene encoding pyruvate kinase, whose amino-acid sequence is MRRTKIVATLGPASDTEEKMTALALAGMNVARLNFSHGTHNDHSERIRLLRQISIKLNRPIAVLQDLQGPKIRTGKLVDKQPIPLKAGESFVITIESEVGRVGRVNTTYKNLPSDCKPGDRILLSDGLIELRVQECTKTEVITEVVTGGMLRENQGINLPGVAVSAPAMTEKDREDLIFGLHEGVDYVAISFVRRAEDVQLVKQEIAGAGYRTPVIAKIEKPEAVDNIESIVAVADGIMVARGDLGVEMPPEEVPLIQKLIIASANRAGIPVITATQMLESMIVNPRPTRAEASDVANAILDGTDAVMLSGETANGAYPVEAVTIMARIAEVTERGAPPRDAQQRNESDAPETYSHAISHAACAIAESIDIAAIVAFTSSGFTARLVARDRPRVPIIAMTHEYDVYHRLALLWGVESLLCPFVTRLDDLSNLARAIMIERQVIKPGDSVVITGGHPLAVRGTTNFLKILSI